The following are from one region of the Sandaracinus amylolyticus genome:
- a CDS encoding class I fructose-bisphosphate aldolase — MSEVVERILSNYAGENPGVIGNLRRLMHTGTLAGTGKMVILPVDQGFEHGPGRSFEPNPQGYDPEYHAHLAVKSGCNGYAAPLGFIEAVANKYSGRLPLILKVNNSDLLAKTASPQSALTSSVEDALRLGCSAIGFTIYPGSAGRNEIYEQIRDMSREARKAGLPTIMWSYARGNMSKEGETGLDVIAYAAHIACQLGAHVVKVKPPTAHIEGDDRRKYYEKIPKDTLADRVRHVVKSCFDGKRIVIFSGGEPKTTADLLEEIRQLNAGGAFGSIMGRNAFQRPEPEAVKLLQDVMAIFKG, encoded by the coding sequence ATGAGCGAGGTCGTCGAGCGGATTCTTTCGAACTACGCGGGTGAGAACCCGGGCGTGATCGGCAACCTCCGTCGCCTGATGCACACCGGCACGCTCGCGGGCACCGGCAAGATGGTGATCCTGCCGGTCGATCAGGGCTTCGAGCACGGCCCCGGCCGCTCGTTCGAGCCGAACCCGCAGGGCTACGACCCCGAGTACCACGCGCACCTCGCGGTGAAGTCGGGCTGCAACGGCTACGCGGCGCCGCTCGGCTTCATCGAGGCCGTCGCGAACAAGTACAGCGGTCGCCTGCCGCTGATCCTCAAGGTCAACAACAGCGACCTGCTCGCGAAGACCGCGTCGCCGCAGTCGGCGCTCACGAGCTCGGTGGAGGACGCGCTGCGCCTCGGCTGCTCGGCGATCGGCTTCACGATCTACCCGGGCTCGGCGGGCCGCAACGAGATCTACGAGCAGATCCGCGACATGTCGCGCGAGGCGCGCAAGGCGGGCCTGCCGACGATCATGTGGTCGTACGCGCGCGGCAACATGAGCAAGGAGGGCGAGACCGGCCTCGACGTGATCGCGTACGCCGCGCACATCGCCTGCCAGCTCGGCGCGCACGTCGTGAAGGTCAAGCCGCCGACGGCGCACATCGAGGGCGACGATCGCCGCAAGTACTACGAGAAGATCCCGAAGGACACGCTCGCGGATCGCGTGCGCCACGTCGTGAAGTCGTGCTTCGACGGCAAGCGCATCGTCATCTTCTCGGGCGGTGAGCCGAAGACGACGGCGGACCTGCTCGAGGAGATCCGTCAGCTCAACGCGGGCGGCGCGTTCGGCTCGATCATGGGCCGCAACGCGTTCCAGCGTCCGGAGCCGGAAGCGGTGAAGCTCCTCCAGGACGTGATGGCGATCTTCAAGGGCTGA
- a CDS encoding PAS domain S-box protein — MSALLPAVFVGLVTVALVGLRALHTTRRRLARLEHRLQLAKQAAGLSFCEYVFHDQSVASCRQVSEHGLWTHAVDSRAGSLLSAPCPGLDPAHQAECMRAIQACADGKTSELEIEYQLTLADGSVRWRLARGSICRGAKGEPSTLSAISIDITTRKLVEQEIRRLTVGVESTLRGSDTAIWDLELHGQSIMQSRVADARRRGDSIPERDYWSAVQAAVAPEHQQPLTDAVDQCLRGERDELQFEYRAIGAPGEPPRWRFARGRAIRGPGGKPVRFVGTTVDVTSLKQAEEEKQRATLLLEVATRLSRVYVWQFDFDGGGLENARATFMNVWESLGYEAPPAPIDFAASMGMVVLPEDAGPVMGAIEACIRGETPLFEAEYRVRHHDGSIHWNLGRGIIHRDADGTPLRFIGTSVDVTALKVAEEDARRNRERLELAIVGSKACTWDFELTDGSIMNSRATYANVFEILGYTADDDTSQYADALAALIAPEDQARFIGDVQQHLDGTAREWEHVHPVRAKDGSRLWHLARGVTRRDPTTGRALRLTGSSIDITDLVRMEHALRESEQRFRATFENAAVGMLLLDAEGRILETNDTLCKLTAYSREELAGQSYLEFLPSDIEGARERMRQLLAGEVEKHSFERQYLRRDGSLGWSHLTYSIMLRDTGTPARVLAILQDITERKNLEQDLHKTNERLALAIVGSNTGIYEIDLPNGTLEGATIRVANAWEMAGFDPMTAPIDYASATAYSIHPDDLERTYAETVAYLSSGSGHLESEFRTRREDGSIGWLLTRARVVRDAHGKPTRLLGTQFDITEMKRIEEELQHARQAAESANRAKDEFVANVSHEIRTPMNAILGMTELALDASETAHQKQLLSTVKVAARNMLHVINDLLDVSKITAGKLTLDYADFSLRAAIGDAVRALAVRAHRKGLELISHVHRDVPDAYFGDAGRLRQVLMNLIGNAVKFTARGEVVVEVAIDPNVAPTDESVALLFTVRDTGIGIAPEKHAAIFRAFEQEDASTTRRFGGTGLGLTISAQLAALMGGQITVDSTPGRGSTFAFTARFARSSRGDWAGLLSSGPLEDVDVLVVDDNETNRQILMEWLTTWRMRAMATADAASTFEALERAQESGAPFSLVLLDGRMPDVDGITLAGRIRERFGPAVHRLILLSSDDSTILASRSRDAGIHACLLKPLQQSELLETIWAVMSAPADEDAIATRGKESASTSTVAGARAPRVLVAEDNELNVALLQELLGRRGHLVEVAGDGRTALELATRDDTSYDVMLLDLHMPELDGFGVVRAIREHEQGTKKHLPIIALTARSSNRDREKALAAGMDDFLSKPIEVEALWTAIDRATASLTPRKHRPSRLLDARAILRTCGGDAAILEKLGEVFRRSVPEHVAKARAALADRDLPRLREAAHLLYGTLAAFSTVAGALASTLEDAAMREDVESCTELIARLESMCDELLEDTRDLTIEALSL; from the coding sequence ATGTCTGCCTTACTTCCCGCTGTTTTCGTCGGGCTCGTCACCGTCGCGCTCGTCGGCCTCCGAGCCCTTCACACCACCCGACGGCGCCTGGCGCGGCTCGAGCATCGGCTCCAGCTCGCGAAGCAGGCCGCCGGCCTCTCGTTCTGCGAGTACGTCTTCCACGATCAGTCGGTCGCGAGCTGCCGTCAGGTGTCGGAGCACGGGCTCTGGACCCACGCGGTCGACTCCCGCGCGGGCTCGCTCTTGTCGGCGCCGTGCCCGGGGCTCGATCCCGCCCACCAAGCCGAGTGCATGCGCGCCATCCAGGCGTGCGCCGACGGGAAGACCTCGGAGCTCGAGATCGAGTACCAGCTCACGCTCGCCGATGGCTCCGTGCGCTGGCGGCTCGCGCGCGGGAGCATCTGTCGCGGCGCGAAGGGCGAGCCGTCGACGTTGAGCGCCATCTCGATCGACATCACCACGCGGAAGCTCGTCGAGCAGGAGATCCGCAGGCTGACGGTCGGCGTCGAGAGCACGCTCCGCGGCTCCGACACGGCGATATGGGACCTCGAGCTCCACGGCCAATCGATCATGCAGAGTCGTGTCGCCGACGCGCGGCGTCGCGGCGACTCGATTCCCGAGCGCGATTATTGGTCCGCGGTCCAGGCCGCGGTCGCTCCGGAGCACCAGCAGCCGCTGACCGATGCAGTCGACCAGTGCTTGCGAGGAGAGCGCGACGAGCTGCAGTTCGAATATCGAGCGATCGGCGCCCCCGGCGAGCCACCTCGATGGCGCTTCGCGCGCGGTCGCGCCATCCGCGGCCCCGGAGGAAAGCCGGTCCGCTTCGTCGGGACCACCGTCGACGTCACCTCGCTGAAGCAGGCCGAGGAGGAGAAGCAGCGAGCGACGTTGTTGCTCGAGGTCGCGACGAGGCTCTCGAGAGTCTATGTGTGGCAGTTCGATTTCGACGGAGGAGGGCTCGAGAACGCGCGCGCGACGTTCATGAACGTGTGGGAGTCCCTCGGCTACGAGGCTCCGCCCGCGCCGATCGATTTCGCGGCGAGCATGGGAATGGTCGTCCTCCCCGAGGACGCAGGCCCGGTGATGGGCGCCATCGAGGCGTGCATCCGCGGCGAGACGCCGCTCTTCGAGGCCGAGTACCGCGTCCGCCACCACGACGGATCGATCCACTGGAATCTCGGACGGGGGATCATCCACCGCGACGCAGACGGCACTCCGCTGCGCTTCATCGGGACGAGCGTCGACGTCACGGCCCTCAAGGTCGCCGAAGAAGACGCACGGCGAAACCGAGAGCGGCTGGAGCTCGCGATCGTCGGCTCGAAGGCGTGCACCTGGGACTTCGAGCTCACCGACGGCTCGATCATGAATTCCCGTGCGACCTACGCGAACGTCTTCGAGATCCTCGGCTACACGGCCGACGACGACACGAGTCAGTACGCCGACGCGCTCGCCGCGCTCATCGCGCCCGAAGATCAGGCCCGGTTCATCGGCGACGTGCAGCAACACCTGGATGGAACGGCACGCGAGTGGGAGCACGTGCACCCGGTCCGCGCGAAGGACGGCTCGCGGCTCTGGCACCTCGCGCGCGGAGTCACTCGACGTGACCCGACGACCGGGCGGGCCCTCCGGCTCACGGGCAGCAGCATCGACATCACGGATCTCGTGCGGATGGAGCACGCGCTCCGCGAGAGCGAGCAGCGGTTCCGCGCGACCTTCGAGAACGCCGCGGTCGGGATGCTCCTCCTCGACGCAGAGGGCCGCATCCTCGAGACCAACGACACGCTCTGCAAGCTGACGGCGTACTCCCGCGAAGAGCTGGCGGGACAGAGCTACCTCGAGTTCCTACCGAGCGACATCGAAGGCGCCCGCGAGCGCATGCGCCAGCTCCTCGCAGGCGAGGTCGAGAAACACTCGTTCGAGAGGCAATATCTGAGGAGAGACGGCTCCCTGGGATGGAGCCACCTCACCTACTCGATCATGCTCCGCGACACCGGGACGCCGGCCCGCGTCCTCGCGATCCTCCAGGACATCACCGAGCGAAAGAACCTCGAGCAGGATCTGCACAAGACGAACGAGCGCCTCGCGCTCGCGATCGTCGGCTCGAACACCGGCATCTACGAGATCGATCTGCCCAACGGCACGCTCGAGGGCGCGACCATCCGGGTGGCGAATGCCTGGGAGATGGCCGGATTCGATCCGATGACGGCCCCCATCGACTACGCGAGCGCGACCGCGTACTCGATTCACCCCGACGACCTCGAGCGCACGTATGCCGAGACCGTGGCCTATCTCAGCAGCGGATCGGGGCATCTGGAGTCCGAGTTCCGCACCCGTCGCGAAGACGGCTCGATCGGATGGCTCCTCACGCGCGCACGGGTCGTCCGCGACGCTCACGGGAAACCGACTCGGCTCCTCGGCACCCAGTTCGACATCACCGAGATGAAGCGGATCGAAGAGGAGCTGCAGCATGCGCGGCAAGCGGCGGAGTCGGCGAACCGCGCAAAGGACGAGTTCGTCGCGAACGTGAGCCACGAGATCCGTACTCCGATGAATGCCATTCTCGGAATGACCGAGCTGGCGCTCGATGCGTCGGAGACGGCCCATCAGAAACAGCTCCTCTCGACGGTCAAAGTGGCCGCGAGAAACATGCTGCACGTCATCAACGACCTGCTCGACGTCTCGAAGATCACCGCGGGGAAGCTCACGCTCGACTACGCCGACTTCTCGCTGCGCGCCGCCATCGGAGACGCCGTGCGCGCGCTCGCCGTGCGCGCCCACCGCAAGGGCCTCGAGCTCATCTCGCACGTGCACCGCGACGTGCCGGACGCGTACTTCGGCGATGCCGGTCGCCTCCGCCAGGTGCTGATGAACCTCATCGGCAACGCGGTGAAATTCACCGCGCGCGGCGAGGTCGTCGTGGAGGTCGCGATCGACCCGAACGTGGCGCCGACCGACGAGTCGGTCGCGCTGCTCTTCACGGTGCGCGACACCGGGATCGGGATCGCGCCCGAGAAGCACGCCGCCATCTTCCGCGCCTTCGAGCAGGAGGACGCGTCGACGACGCGCAGGTTCGGCGGCACGGGGCTCGGACTGACCATCTCCGCGCAGCTCGCAGCGCTGATGGGCGGTCAGATCACGGTCGACAGCACACCTGGACGAGGCAGCACGTTCGCATTCACCGCTCGATTCGCGCGCTCGTCGAGAGGCGATTGGGCAGGTCTCTTGTCCTCGGGCCCGCTCGAGGACGTCGACGTGCTCGTCGTCGACGACAACGAGACCAATCGACAGATCTTGATGGAGTGGCTCACCACCTGGCGGATGCGCGCGATGGCGACCGCCGACGCCGCATCCACCTTCGAAGCGCTCGAGCGAGCGCAGGAGTCCGGAGCGCCCTTCTCACTCGTGCTGCTCGACGGACGCATGCCCGACGTCGACGGCATCACGCTCGCGGGACGGATCCGCGAGCGCTTCGGACCGGCGGTCCACCGCCTCATCCTGTTGAGCTCCGACGACAGCACGATCCTCGCGTCGCGCTCGCGCGATGCAGGCATCCACGCGTGTCTGCTCAAGCCGCTCCAGCAGTCGGAGCTGCTCGAGACGATCTGGGCCGTGATGAGCGCGCCGGCCGACGAAGACGCGATCGCAACGCGCGGCAAGGAGTCGGCGTCGACGTCGACCGTCGCGGGCGCGCGCGCACCTCGCGTCCTCGTCGCCGAGGACAACGAGCTGAACGTGGCGCTCCTCCAGGAGCTGCTCGGCCGCCGAGGCCACCTCGTCGAGGTCGCAGGCGATGGTCGCACTGCCCTCGAGCTCGCCACCCGAGACGACACCTCGTACGACGTGATGCTCCTCGATCTGCACATGCCCGAGCTCGACGGCTTCGGGGTGGTGCGCGCGATCCGCGAGCACGAGCAGGGGACGAAGAAGCACCTTCCGATCATCGCCCTCACCGCGCGCTCGTCGAACCGCGATCGCGAGAAGGCGCTCGCCGCGGGCATGGACGACTTCCTCTCGAAGCCGATCGAGGTCGAGGCGCTGTGGACCGCGATCGATCGTGCGACCGCGAGCCTGACGCCACGGAAGCACCGGCCGTCGCGCCTCCTGGACGCGAGAGCGATCCTGCGCACGTGCGGAGGCGACGCAGCGATCCTCGAGAAGCTCGGCGAGGTCTTCCGGCGGAGCGTGCCCGAGCACGTGGCGAAGGCGCGCGCCGCGCTCGCCGATCGCGACCTGCCGCGGCTCCGAGAAGCTGCGCACCTGCTCTACGGCACCCTCGCGGCGTTCTCGACCGTCGCCGGCGCGCTCGCATCGACGCTCGAGGACGCGGCGATGCGAGAAGACGTCGAGAGCTGCACCGAGCTGATCGCGCGGCTCGAGTCGATGTGCGACGAGCTGCTCGAGGACACGCGAGACCTCACGATCGAGGCGCTCAGCTTGTGA